The Rhinolophus sinicus isolate RSC01 linkage group LG07, ASM3656204v1, whole genome shotgun sequence genomic interval ACATAAAGAGATGATGAGGGTAACAACTAGAATTGTGGAATGGAAATAGTGAATTTAGAATCAATTTTTAAGACAGAATTGTTAAGTGAAACACTTGAGGTTTAAGTTGAGGTTTAAGTTGAGGTTAAGGTCTGGAGAACTTGAAATGGTAATTTGCAAAGAAGTaatatctgtcaaataaaaaaatcctttttgttttctatttgaacttcttactttaattttatgtcttttaaatatattttatataatattaaacttaattttaaataatttttttgggggTGAGATTGAACtgtgtaagagtcttgttttggTATTgaataaatggttattttaaaatgcttttttttttttagttaaaactttttaaatggaaaaaaaaatgggcatatttacatatttaaaaataatgatttaaaggTAAAAAGAAGTCTTCCCTTCACCTAATTCTCACTTCTCTAATGGTAACCACTATAACAGTTTGTTGTGTTTaagtatatgtacacacatatctTTATGTGGTCTCTATCTCTCTcgttacttttataaaaatgggacCCAGTGTACAGTTTCTCAAGGTAGCAAAAATGAACACGTTCATTTATGTATCCCCAAAATAGTCTTTCTATAGCTTATACAAGAAGCAAAACATATGAACTTGAAATTATGCTTAGTTATCAATGTTTTAGTATTCTCTCTTCCTAAGGAATGATCTAGTGAGCCAGTGATTATCAATTAATTCAACTTAATGTTAGTCCAAGTTACCTTTAAAGTTCTTGGAAATTATCTGTAAGCTGACACGCTGTAAAACATAATTactattgaaataaaaagtttgtcAGAATAATTATTTAAACACAGGGTTACATTTTCATAATCTTAAACATTGTGTATGAGTAATGCTGGCTTAATCAGTAAGTTTATATACTTTTCAGAAAAGTTACTctaatggaataaaaatgtatgcttatacttaacactaataaaaaatcagaagacaaacccattttattaaactagttttgttttccagatgttTACCTTAATTATGTGAACTTGGTTCTTGAAacctttttgagttaatttctgtaagaataattattaaaagtataacacattaaacatattgaaaagatcaatttacttattttctggCAGTTTTGGTAATGTTCAGTTTATGTAAGTGCATATTTATAAACCTATCAGAACAGAGTTGCTTTAAGAGACtttataatacaatttattaGTACCCTGTGGAGATAGGAAAGCATTATGTACTCACAATAAAAGGTAAAGACCTTTCTGAATTATAGACATATAGCCCTACAGACACTGAGAGAGTTCATTGTTTCCAATTCTATAATTTTGGCCATGGCTACAGAgttaaaacacagaaacacaaaacttGACCTGTCCAAATACCAAGGAACAATTCTCCTTCCTGTTGGCATGACATTCTAAATTGATTTGAGCTCAAAATAGGtaaacaaaagagataaatgaacaaataagtgaCTAGTGAATCagtctcctttttctctcaccCAACACAAAATAGATCTGTGTAAACCATTAGTTTGTTTACAGAGATCACTAAATAGCAGTCTATAAAATCAAATTCTCAATCATTGTTATCATTAATGGGGAGTCACTTATTGAccataaataaactaaaaataaaaacagaacaaaattgtAAGAGAGGGAAGTTAAAATAGAAAGATAGAGTTATCTGCAAAGTTCCATTGCTCGCTACTCTTGATTCACTTCTGGAAGACAAGAAGAGATATGTCTGGGTGTGAGCCGCCTGTTAGATGTCCCACTGTGGCGAAGAAGTTATCCACCTCTGTCAGGCGGATCCCCTGGGTATCTTGGTGGAATCGCCAAAACTGCTAAAGGATAAATTTTGGAAGAGAATCAAACCATGACTCCTGTTCAAATATCAAATGATGAAGATGTTATTTACCTCATTATTAACAAGGCAGTCAGAGAGATGTTATAGCTGGTTCAAAGGAGAGTTCAAAGAACAGATACATTCATAGATCAGGGATATTGAAGCGAATTTGCAAATGGATGTAAAGCTGGCTTCTTCCGCAGTGTTGGAGGGAAGTCAATTGAACTGGACAGAATATATTTGCTTGTCTATAGACAAGAATTGTTTGCATTACCGTTAGTTTTCTGCATGTTAACCTATGTCTTTACAGACTTGTAAAATAGCCCAGTGATAATTCCTGTAGGATTAAATTATTCCTAGAGACGCCAGCATTTCATTGGAAGGATATCCTGTAATCTCTTGCTTATTCCAGAGTCATGAAATTTTCtttacaaagtgatttttttttctgcctgtatTCCTGgagaattttgttgttgttgatattttatcaaaatatgtatttggaTCCAGATATGTATTTGGATCTAtgatttagtttttgtttttttccttgtgtagaattttttctttattttagggatattttctattatgtctgtctgttttttctcttcagtttgtTTAGTTATTCTGCTTCAGGAATACTAATCTTTCTGTTCAGTCTGTCCTACATCTTCTATCTAATTGCTTTAATATCTTTGCCTTTTATTCTCCTCACTACTCAGGTTATCTTAAAATTTTGTCCTTGGCATTAGTTTGATTTTCATTCTTTGgttcttttggttcttttttttgcttttgcttttttaaatccATTGTTCTGAATTGATTTCCTTAGCTCTGTAACTTTCAATgtacctgttttttcttttcatctttgagtttttgttttattaaatgtatgtttttattatgttgttcTCTGTTATAAAGAACTCACTGGAggtttccttattttcctttctatgttttctttcagtctggattcttcctttgttttgcaTGCTATAGTCATTATTTGTTTCTCCGCTTGCTTCCACCCCCTTGTTTATACAGTTGAGTggccatttctttttatcttgccTAGGTAAAGATTTGGATAGCTAGATCAAGACTTTCTTTGCCCTGATATAACATGAGTGAATTCCCCAAGCCTTTCTAGCCTTAGCTGtgactttgtttccttcttttacttGGTCCCCCTGAATAAccttttgagtgtgtgtgttattctctgtcttcttctcttGCGGGAGGGTGGTGTTGCCGGAGAGCTTTTACAGGGCCTCAGGTTCTCCTGTCTCCTTAGATTCTGTCGAGTTTGCTGTACCGTCCTTACTCCATCCCGCTGAGGGTGCAGTATATTTCAAGGGGCTTCAGACCCTTCCCTCATCTCAGAATAGTGCCTAGGAAATCAACAGGTTCTGAGGCTACTCTGCCTCAGCTGAGGTTTAAAACCTTCTGTCCTGAAGATATTTTCCTGGACTTTTCTAGGTCATGCCAAATTGGATTTTTCTGTCCAAACTGGAggatattcattaaaatattccatttttataaactcACCTATATTTCTCATTACTGCTCTCAGGCAGTGTAATCAGGCTAGGAGCCGGACCATGTACAGAATCTTGTTTGCCactactttttaaagtttagagATTCTTAGTTTAAACAGTTGTTTGACTGCAGCTGGTGGGTTTTTGGCTAAAAAAtaatcatacatacatacatatatgtatatactttcCCACTTACTAGTTATTGGGGACAGGAAGTTCTGTAATTCTTTACAGAACCATCTTTACAGAACCATACAGAGCTTTTACCTCACCATCTATACTTGAAAGTCCGTATGATTTCCTAAGTATTACTTTGACATAATTAATAACATATGTACTCTAGAAACTCTTTAGTTCTTAAGGTCAGGGATGATttggaatcatttttttaaatttaaaaataaaaccaacaaattaAAGACAGTGTCGTaagatacataattaaaaaacaatcagcCCCAAGGCAcgtatatttcttttatttgcattttgctCTGTGTGtgcttttatagatttttttatataatcaCAGTGAATATATAGTGAtcatattatatttctgttaatgttaggataaacattttaatatttctatctcATCTTTGTCATGTCATAATTTATTAAATGGTTACTCAAATATAGGACAGTCGTTGTTTCAAGTTTCATGCTCTTGTGTACACATTAAacctttttgtgtttgttgtttcatattacctttaaaataaatttgagaggTTGAGATTAATGGACTGTACAACTTATTTAAATCATTATACTTCTCACCCTGGCATTAACTGTAGTGTCTGTTTACATTACTGGATGGAAATTCTTTTGAGATTGTTGCTTAAAATTACAGCTGATATCTCAGCCCTTAATGCCAGCAgaattttttttggtgttattgtattctttacctATGTTCTTCCCATGATTTTaataatgaaactttaaaaatgtattctagtTTTTAtatgtatgctttttaaaaaaacaccaaatcacatgtttatatttttaaaggagataatattacccaaagtgaaaaaataatttggattgGAAATTGGAAGATGTGCTATAGAagtttttttttcgttttttcttATTATACAGTCTTTGGTAgtctaaatttattatttatggaTCATGATCCGTAGCCCAAGTTTATAAAagtgtttataaaaatgttctttacttTCTTTGAAGATAAAGTTATTAATTTAGTTagtatattcaatatttattaatagttcTATAGGAATCATGTGTAGCTTTTGGGCTTTGTTGCATTTAATTGTATAAGAATACACATTCACATTATGTAATAATCTATGCAATTATCCTTATTTAGGAATGTTTAATCTACTTTTTTGTCTCCTCAGATTCTGTCAAATTTTAAGAACAAATGCACCTTATAGCTCatggaagaaaaaacacaaatcaagACATTTTTGGGTTCTAAGTTGCCAAAGTATGGAACAAAATCTGTAAGAAGTACACTGCAGCCAATGCCAAATGGGACACCTGTTAATTTATTGGGAACTTCCAAGGGAAGCCACCTCAAAAGTTACATCAAAAATAATGGCACTGATTGTCCACCGTCCCATTCATTCAATTGGAGAACGGCAACTAAATACCAGCTTACTGCACAAAGTGCTGAAGAGCCTAATGATACTCAAAGTTCACATGACCAAGTAATTGATCCTGAAAAACATGCACGTACTCAAGGAATGTTTGATAAAAATGGGATAAAGGGAggtttaaaaagtgtttctttatTCACATCAAAGTTAGCAAAGCCATCCACTATGTTTGTGTCATCTACAGAGGTGTTAAAACAAAAGCCTTTGTCTGGACCATCTAATTTGGGCAAATTCACCAAAGGTACATTATTATCAAGGACTTCATATTCTTCAGTCAGTGCTCCAAAATCGCAGTTGAATGGATTTTATGGAAATCGATCAGCTGGTAGCATTCAAAGGCCTAGAGCAAACTCCTGTGCAACCAGAAGCAGTTCTGGAGAAAGCTTAGCACAATCCCTAGACAATATTAAATCTCTTACTTGTGAAAAAATGGTAAGGTCACAGAGTTTTTCACATTCCATTCAGAATTCATTCCTTCCACCTTCATCTATAACCAGATCACATTCCTTCAATAGAGCTGCAGATCTTATTAAGCCTTATCAGAACCAACAGCTACCCATGCGAGTGCCTCTGAGGTCAAGTATGCTCACAAGAAATACCCGGCAGTCAGAAGTACTCAATGGGAATGAACATTTGGGGTATGGATTTAGTAGGCCTTATGCTGCTGGTGGAAAGAAGTTGGCTTTACCAAATGGCCCAGGTGTAACTTCCACTTTGGGTTATAGGATGGTTCATCCCTCTCTACTGAAATCTAGCCGATCTCCATTTTCTGGGACTATCACAGTTGATGGTAAGAAAAATTCACCTGCTGGCACATGTGTAGAGGAAGATGCTGCACTTTTGGCTAAGGACAGAGCTACTGATAAGGACCAAGAACTAACTGAAAATGATAATTATAGAACAGAAAATGACCAAACTATGAAACATGATGCTAAAATTAGATACCTGAGTGATGATGTGGATGATATTTCCTTGTCTTCTTTGTCATCTTCTGATAAGAATGATTTAAGTGAAGACTTTAGTGATGATTTTATAGATATAGAAGACTCCAACAGAACTAGAATAACTCCAGAGGAAATTTCTCTTGAAGAAAAGCATGAAAATGTGCCACCAAAGGATATATTTGATTCccccaaggaaaatgaaaaatcgTTCAGTAAAACTGATGAGTGGATAGATATAAGCGTCTCtggtaaatattaaaattcttaacTTTGTTTTCTCCTAGATAATGCGACTAaatttacatttagggttatATTCTGATGAATTCTAAGATACTATCAATTCCATGGAGGGATGAATCTAGATAAAATTGGAGTGGGGTAACATTTATCTTCCTTGTGACTTTTGCTCCctgttctctttttcactttatcTAAAAcaacatcaattaaaaaatattcttctccTAAGGTATTTTACCTTTGTTCTCTTTCGACTGCCATAACCAGGCCTATCCCTACTtgcttcaaaaaaatttttttccccacttcccCCAACCAATGGCATGCCATTTTAAGCTATCTCTTCCCTTAGGGCAGTAGATCATTGCTATTTGTTAAGAGTAAAGCTGTACCAATGGATAAATGAGTTAGTATGTGTTATGTCtaatgtaatgaattttttttatcctcggatattttcatttttttaaaggaagcttaGATTTCTTGTTTAGCAAACTTTCTAGTTAACACTTTCAGaggagctttctttttttcaattgaggAAAATAAGATAGCACATGTTAAATATTCCCTCTTATTCTTGGTTATCCTGCACTAACTGCCAGAGAAAATTTATCCATATGCCCACATAGGCTGAAAAACAACAAGCTGAAGGGCCCAGGTAGAGAGGCATGTGGTCTGGTCAGGGGACGAGGCCAGGCCTAGAGATGTGCAGAGCGTACACCCTGATTCTGAGGTCTGGTGAGGAGGGACTGCCGGGACAACCGTTTTCCTTACAAGGAGGCAACTTCGAGGTTAAACGATATGCGGGAGTGAGGGGTTTCCAGGCCAGtactaaaatgtaaatatcttaggaaatattaaaagaatatcaGGCTTTATTTACATTTCTAGAAATGTTGTAGAAGTGAAAGATGGCTCAATACATCTTCTTTATGTCTGTTGGGAaacatttctgtatatttttaagattttacctcttgatttttttattgtttaggaGTTAGAAAATgctatatttatttaatgcttttttgctaaatcaaattattttgtaatatttataaaaatgtaaattatatttcagaaactgagaaataattatatttttgtgaattaataactgtttatttttctctctctttgaaaaACCAATTGAAGACGGGAGTGAATGCACAAAACATACTTCTGGGAATAACTTGATTTCACCAGATACAGACTACAGAGCTGGTTCTTCATTTGAACTCTCTCCATCTGATAGCTCTGATGGAACATACATGTGGGATGAAGAGGGCTTGGAGCCCATTGGAAATGTCCACCCAGTTGGGAGCTATGAGTCCTCCGAAATGAACAGCATAGTATGTATAGATTTCTATACCCTTTTGGAAAGGCTTGTTTATCTTACTGTAGAGAGACTTGAGATACTGATTGGATTATGTTTAAGTTACTGAGTGAGCTCTCCTagtttgagaaatgaaaattccTAGCCAGGGCTTGCAAAACATCTGATCTTAAgacataataaaacatatatttttatcacatgACACTTGAGTTAAATATACTCACACTCATTTGCAGTCCGTACATGCATATTTTAGACATACTGTATTCTTCAGGTTAAGCTAGACTAGTTCTCAAAAAGGGGCAAGGGCAATGTCAagagacacttttggttgtcactTGAGGGGTGCTACTGCAAATAGTGAATAGACACCAGGAATGTTGCCTAAtgccctacaatgcacaggatagcCCCCACAGCAAAGAAGTATCCAGCCCAGGCTGTCAGTAGTTCTGctgttgagaaaccctggacTAGGCTATGCTGAGGTAACATTTAAATGCCAATAATCAAGggcttaacacaataaaaatttattttgtattcttacAGAGTTTGTTGTAGGCATGGACAACTCTCTAGGACAATTGCCTTCAGTATTCTAAGCTGTTTTAACCTTGGGGCTTTATCATCTCCTTTTTGAGGACGTGTCACTGAAGAAAGTGCCCAAGGGTCTCAACACATGCAATTACTATCTTTGGCCTGCAGATGGCACTTGGCACTTTCACATGCAACCTGTCGACCCAAACTAATTTTATCTACTAAGCAGGCAGGAAGCTGGAAGTGTAATTTTCACCTGTACCTGGAACGCAAGGGAACCAGATATGGGTGAGCACTAGAAGACCTaccatatatttatgtatgtatattttaagacattttacaAGTAATGGGAATGACATGCCATATGAGTAAAGTGTAGTTGGTGTGTTTAAAATGATTCATTGTacatactcaatatataaaatatgattttccaGTATGTATATGGGGAAATTGGTAGTCTTTGTGGATATATTAAATTCCAAGTGGATATCAGGCAATGTAATTTTCTACAGTCAGATAAACCTGTCActtgtgaaaaataaacattgttaCCAGAGGCTTGTTAAGTTGCACAAACATAGAGAAGGCACACATTTAATTTAGAGAGAGTATTTCTATCCCGTTAAATAAAGGAAGCTAAGAGAGGTTAACTAAAAAAGTTTAGTTTTATGTGCTGTCTTATTACTGGTACTAGGACTTTTTTAAGCAAATATGATTGAAGTGGAAATTACCATTGTGGCCAGAAGATGGCAGCAATAAGCCATTTTATCTGACATTTTTCTGAAGATTCACCATCATCAGTCAGTTCACTTTTCCTATAACTTAATGACAAAATAGCTTCTAAGAGTTCAGAATGCACCTGGATTGACCATTAGTTGTTAAGATCTTAGATCTCCTGATCTAAGAGAAAGACAGTgtgagaaaggagggagaattGATAATGGCAAAATTGAAAAGCGTGTATTAGTATACTGATAGTGGATTTACTTTTTTGCTCTGAAATTCTATCAGTTTCTTACttgttatattttaagtttttttttcagttaggtGTGTGCCTGTTTGGAATTGTTTTCTTGGTGAATCGGACTTAAGTTGGTGATCTCTGTCCCTCATTTACTTTTTGTCATAAGGCCTCTTTTTCCCATTATCAGTATATTTTAccagttttatttatatgtattctgTCCTTTTATTGTCAAACTTTTTGATACATAGGAAATaggttactattttttaaaaataaaacctatctttttcttttgaccGGTGAGTTTAGTCCCTTTCTGTTTGCATTTGTTAATGCACTTGGACTTCATTCTGccaacttattatttttatttaaatgatctcacttattgttttttttctcctttttttctaaaatagtttaaatagaTATCTTTAACTTAACCTAAAAAGAACTTTAAtgtgttctcatttttcttggtCTCTCCATTACCTCTCACCAAAGGCCTTTCTCATCCTGTGTCCCTCCATCCCcccaaaaacaaagcaaaaccaaaatacCACCGTGGTGGTTCTTTACAACAGTGCCCATTCCAGTCCAGGTCAAGGCAAGGAGTTTTCACTGGAATGTCAGTCAACTGTATGACTACTAACGCAGTTTAGTTCAACCCACTATCTAGTTCAGTTGACACTGCTCTCATAGTAAGACTTTCTCTTTGAGGAAAGCAGTGTGTTGGTATCCATTGTGGTATAAGCTCCTTATCCTGTCATGGACCCCAACAACACTTTGTCCACTGACTTCTTTGCATAGCACTGGTCTGGAATctaagctatatattttttttgttagaATATAATTTACTTACAATAAAATGCTCAAATCTTTTGCAGATAGCACAAGGAATTTTGAAAGTGTGTATATACTTGTTTATATCCACGTGTTTCCTGTGCTTTTTAGTCATTCTCTCAACCCCCACCAGAGGCACAACCACTATGCTGATTTCTATCACTGTTGATTGGTTTTGCCTATTCTTGAATTccatataagtaaaataataaacatgtctATTTCATGTCTAgcttctttgaataaatattatgtatttgttGGTTgtagtttgtttaattttttgttatataaCATTCCTTTGTGTGAATGTACTACAATGTATCCtgttattgatgggcatttaggttgtttccaattttgctATAGGTTTTTTGGTGAACATTTATGCATTTCTATTGGTAAAATATGTATGAGGGTAATACCGGGATGATAGAGTATACTTATGCATAGATTTAGATGCtgtcagttttccaaagtggttgtactagTTTACATTCACTGTTAGCAAATGAGTattccagaaattccactttctAGTCAACGCTTGGTGTTACCTGTTGCATTTTTGCTATTCTGGTGGGGGTATAGTGTAGTATTGCATGGAGATTTTGGTCTTTTGTTTTGTGATAATTACACGTTGATCacctttacatatttatttgccattagggtattttcttttgtgatatGCCTTCTATTGGGCTatatgttgggttttttttttttgttttttttggtttttttttggttttgctttgcttttaccTTACTGGTTGTAAAaatctttcatatattttggaaaaatctttcatatattttggatataaatcTTTCATATAAagcatacctcggagatattgcaggttaggttccagaccactgcaataaagcaagctCTAATATGTTTGCTGGTGGGGGGCGTCTTGCTTTCAATCTGTAAAAGAAATGCAACATtttgtgaagtgcaataaaatgaggtattttgtgtgtgtgcaataaAACTAGGTATGtctatgtgtgtatttatgtgtgtcacacacatgcatatatacatatgtgtgtttatatatctgtatatatcatatatgtgagttgctttttaaatctcttaatgtCTTTTGTTGaagttaataattttaatatagtccaatttaccattttattcttttttttaaagattttattggactttattggggaacagcgtgtacttccaggactttaaatcacattgttgtcctttcaatcttagttgtggagggtgccattcagctgcaagttgttatcctttcagtcttagttgtgaagggcacaactcaactccaggtccagttgccgttgctagttgtcgttgctagttgcagggggcacagcccaccatcccttgcaggagtcgaacctgcaaccttgtggttgagaggacgtgctccaacccactgagccatccgtgagctcagccgcagctcagctcaaggtgccgtgttcaatcttagttgcagggggcgctgcccaccatcccttgcgagagtcgaggaatcgaactggcaaccttgtggttgagagcccactggctcatgtgggaatcgaaccggcagcctttggagttaggagcacggagctccatccacctgagccactgggtggcccaccattttattctttattgttaGTACTTTTTTAAACTGTGAATTTTCGTTTACCTTAAAGTCATGATGATGCATATTCCaatgttttttcttctaaaagactTGTTTTTTACGTTTCACACTTAGAGCTACAAAGCCATCTGGAAATTATTTCTGTGCATGGTATAAGGTAGAGGTCAAGAtcaattctttttctattttaggaAAGTTGTTATTTCCCCCACTCTACTGTagggttatttttattataaatccatgactatttgtatttcttcactcTCTTTTAGTTCATTGGTCTCATTTTTTATCCTTGTGTCATTgctatactgttttaattactgtagctttaaaataaattcttttccAAGACTTagtttgcctttttaaatttatttaaatattagaatgaaCTCGTCAGTTTCTGCAAAAAATCCGCAGGGAGTTTTGaatggaattgcattgaatttattgaacaatttggggaaaattggcATAGTTAATATAGTGAGTCTTCAAATTTATGAATATTGTAGTTCCTCTATTTGGgactttagaaatatttcttgctATTGCTTTGCacttttctgtaaaatttcatatgtattttctttattttaggcATTTGATTTTGTTGTCATACCTGGTaccacttttaaatattttaaaagtttttattgtatatacaaatatacttgACTTTTGTATTTTGACCTGTTTTTCCAGTGACCTTGGTAAATTTACTTATTAGTCTAATACTTTGCTGTGGATGTTTTTGGAATTTCTGTATGTACTATACAATCATACCATTTGCAAAgtctccatcccccaccccccacacccaccccttgCCTTTATTGCACTGGTTAGGACCTCTAATATAATGTGGAATTGAAATAATGATAGAATTTCAGGAAAGTTTTAAGAGTTCACCATCAAAGTTTCTATGGGGGAGTGGGTAATAGATATCTTTTCAGCAGATTAAggaaattctcttttatttcgTTTGCTGAATTTTTGTTCCAAGTGAATGTTAATTTTTACCAGTGCTTTCTATATGTCTGTTGAACCgatcagattattattttttttttttttctgttagtatGGTTAATTGCATTTCTTGATTTTCCATTCTGGGAATGAAttcacttggttgtgatgtattatccttttaaatGTTATTAGAATTGATTTCCTACTTAATGCCAGGGATATAGCAAGTACTCAATGAATGTTAgctatttattagtattttattatcttctagttgtttaattattttacatttaagactttaatcCATCTGAAGTTGGTGTGACACACGATAATTTGCCCTCTCTAATATTCTTCCATAATATACTTGGGGTACTGTGCAGAAAAGGCTTAACATAGCAGGCCTGAGATTGCCTACCATTAGAAAGTCCAGTCCTTTTTGGTGAACAGTTCCCCTACAGCAATGTAAAACTTAACCTAAGTAACAAGAATGGCTTACTGTGCTTGATGTGTTGTACAAACAATGTGGTTTATGCTGAGCACGCACTTTCCTCTGGAATTATGGAGTTTTGGTATGTACTAGGTAGAAGTGCCCATGTAACCAGCCCCCAGTTAAAACCACCAAATTTCTTACGAATGTCTGTAATACACAAAACTTTTCATGTGTTGTCCCTGCTTGTTGCTGGAGGAATTAAACCCAACCTAGGTGACTTCCCTGGAGGAGACTCTTGGAAGCTTACACCTGGTTGCATTCACCTCTGCTCCATGAACCTTTTGTTTTGTGTCCTTTTGCTG includes:
- the CCSER2 gene encoding serine-rich coiled-coil domain-containing protein 2 isoform X3, yielding MEEKTQIKTFLGSKLPKYGTKSVRSTLQPMPNGTPVNLLGTSKGSHLKSYIKNNGTDCPPSHSFNWRTATKYQLTAQSAEEPNDTQSSHDQVIDPEKHARTQGMFDKNGIKGGLKSVSLFTSKLAKPSTMFVSSTEVLKQKPLSGPSNLGKFTKGTLLSRTSYSSVSAPKSQLNGFYGNRSAGSIQRPRANSCATRSSSGESLAQSLDNIKSLTCEKMVRSQSFSHSIQNSFLPPSSITRSHSFNRAADLIKPYQNQQLPMRVPLRSSMLTRNTRQSEVLNGNEHLGYGFSRPYAAGGKKLALPNGPGVTSTLGYRMVHPSLLKSSRSPFSGTITVDGKKNSPAGTCVEEDAALLAKDRATDKDQELTENDNYRTENDQTMKHDAKIRYLSDDVDDISLSSLSSSDKNDLSEDFSDDFIDIEDSNRTRITPEEISLEEKHENVPPKDIFDSPKENEKSFSKTDEWIDISVSDGSECTKHTSGNNLISPDTDYRAGSSFELSPSDSSDGTYMWDEEGLEPIGNVHPVGSYESSEMNSIDILNNLESCDLEDDDLMLDVDLPEDAPLENVECDNMNRFDRSDRNVRQSQEGFWKRPSQRWSGQDHYHLSHPDHYHNHGKSDLSRGSPYRESPLGHFESYGGTPFFQAQKMFIDVPENTVILDEMTLRHMVQDCTAVKTQLLKLKRLLHQHDGSGSLHDIQLSLPSSPEPEDGDHINKNEDLLNEIKQLKEEIKKKDEKIQLLEHQLATQCNCHQKSKEGKCTYADKYTQTPWRRIHGGYSAPSFSPWQGSFQGIPRTVPPHRRQRVEKLVHYFSDKACLKYYSLPAAFPDPQTTPREN
- the CCSER2 gene encoding serine-rich coiled-coil domain-containing protein 2 isoform X5, with amino-acid sequence MEEKTQIKTFLGSKLPKYGTKSVRSTLQPMPNGTPVNLLGTSKGSHLKSYIKNNGTDCPPSHSFNWRTATKYQLTAQSAEEPNDTQSSHDQVIDPEKHARTQGMFDKNGIKGGLKSVSLFTSKLAKPSTMFVSSTEVLKQKPLSGPSNLGKFTKGTLLSRTSYSSVSAPKSQLNGFYGNRSAGSIQRPRANSCATRSSSGESLAQSLDNIKSLTCEKMVRSQSFSHSIQNSFLPPSSITRSHSFNRAADLIKPYQNQQLPMRVPLRSSMLTRNTRQSEVLNGNEHLGYGFSRPYAAGGKKLALPNGPGVTSTLGYRMVHPSLLKSSRSPFSGTITVDGKKNSPAGTCVEEDAALLAKDRATDKDQELTENDNYRTENDQTMKHDAKIRYLSDDVDDISLSSLSSSDKNDLSEDFSDDFIDIEDSNRTRITPEEISLEEKHENVPPKDIFDSPKENEKSFSKTDEWIDISVSDGSECTKHTSGNNLISPDTDYRAGSSFELSPSDSSDGTYMWDEEGLEPIGNVHPVGSYESSEMNSIDILNNLESCDLEDDDLMLDVDLPEDAPLENVECDNMNRFDRSDRNVRQSQEGFWKRPSQRWSGQDHYHLSHPDHYHNHGKSDLSRGSPYRESPLGHFESYGGTPFFQAQKMFIDVPENTVILDEMTLRHMVQDCTAVKTQLLKLKRLLHQHDGSGSLHDIQLSLPSSPEPEDGDHINKNEDLLNEIKQLKEEIKKKDEKIQLLEHQLATQCNCHQKSKEGKCTYADKYTQTPWRRIHAKGLILDQRHCLIHSL